One Streptomyces drozdowiczii DNA segment encodes these proteins:
- a CDS encoding DUF4245 domain-containing protein, with amino-acid sequence MASKQGKQTVRDMILSLLAIAAVAGVVYIFIPHDDKADPIKAVDYRVELLTARRAAPYPVAAPDGLPAGWKPTSVTYERDKGNSWHLGFLDPDGKYVAIEQSTAPAKSYITQVSQEAKDTGRTQEVAGQTWQRWEGPKYDALVREEKGATTVVTGSAGAERLAEMAAALKTS; translated from the coding sequence GTGGCAAGCAAGCAAGGCAAGCAGACCGTCCGGGACATGATCCTGTCGTTGTTGGCGATCGCCGCCGTGGCGGGTGTCGTCTACATCTTCATCCCGCACGACGACAAGGCCGATCCGATCAAGGCGGTCGACTACCGCGTCGAGCTCCTGACCGCGCGGCGCGCCGCCCCGTACCCGGTGGCGGCCCCCGACGGCCTGCCCGCGGGCTGGAAGCCCACCTCGGTCACGTACGAACGGGACAAGGGCAACAGCTGGCACCTGGGCTTCCTCGACCCGGACGGCAAGTACGTCGCGATCGAGCAGTCCACGGCCCCGGCCAAGTCCTACATCACCCAGGTGAGCCAGGAGGCCAAGGACACCGGGCGCACCCAGGAGGTCGCCGGGCAGACCTGGCAGCGCTGGGAGGGCCCGAAGTACGACGCGCTGGTGCGCGAGGAGAAGGGCGCCACGACGGTGGTGACCGGCTCGGCCGGGGCGGAGCGGCTGGCGGAGATGGCCGCGGCGCTGAAGACGTCCTGA
- a CDS encoding malonic semialdehyde reductase, translated as MSLVLDPAAQDLLFREARTANTFTDEPVTDEQVQAIYDLVKYGPTAFNQSPLRVVLVRSDEARARLVKHMAEGNQPKTSTAPLVAILAADNEFHEELPALLPHFPQAKDMFFSERPVRESAASLNAALQAAYFIIGVRAAGLAAGPMTGYDAAGIEKEFLDGDHNVLMVVNIGKPGEDAWFPRLPRLAFDEVVKTV; from the coding sequence ATGTCCCTCGTTCTTGACCCCGCCGCCCAGGACCTCCTCTTCCGCGAGGCCCGCACCGCCAACACGTTCACCGACGAGCCGGTGACGGACGAGCAGGTCCAGGCCATCTACGACCTGGTCAAGTACGGCCCGACCGCCTTCAACCAGTCGCCGCTGCGCGTCGTGCTCGTGCGCTCCGACGAGGCCCGCGCGCGCCTGGTGAAGCACATGGCCGAGGGCAACCAGCCCAAGACCTCGACCGCCCCGCTGGTCGCGATCCTGGCCGCCGACAACGAGTTCCACGAGGAGCTGCCGGCCCTGCTGCCGCACTTCCCGCAGGCCAAGGACATGTTCTTCTCGGAGCGCCCGGTCCGCGAGTCCGCCGCCTCGCTGAACGCCGCCCTCCAGGCCGCGTACTTCATCATCGGCGTCCGCGCCGCCGGCCTGGCCGCCGGCCCGATGACCGGCTACGACGCCGCGGGCATCGAGAAGGAGTTCCTGGACGGCGACCACAACGTCCTGATGGTCGTCAACATCGGCAAGCCGGGCGAGGACGCCTGGTTCCCGCGCCTGCCGCGCCTGGCGTTCGACGAGGTCGTCAAGACCGTCTGA
- a CDS encoding WhiB family transcriptional regulator: protein MLQLPHQPLQVAAVPPQRVPAREDQAGPWHSEAVCRRDEAGLFFAPSKEPTAARLSREESAKRVCARCPVMVECREHALMQPEPYGVWGGLTAAERRVALARRRRRDVELKAAG, encoded by the coding sequence GTGCTGCAACTGCCGCATCAGCCCCTGCAGGTCGCCGCCGTTCCCCCGCAGCGGGTCCCCGCTCGGGAGGACCAGGCAGGCCCCTGGCACTCGGAGGCGGTGTGCCGCCGGGACGAGGCCGGGCTGTTCTTCGCCCCGTCGAAGGAGCCGACCGCCGCCCGCCTCTCGCGCGAGGAGTCCGCGAAGCGGGTCTGCGCGCGCTGCCCCGTGATGGTGGAGTGCCGCGAGCACGCCCTGATGCAGCCCGAGCCCTACGGGGTGTGGGGCGGCCTCACGGCCGCCGAGCGCCGCGTGGCGCTGGCCCGGCGCCGGCGGCGTGATGTGGAGCTGAAGGCCGCGGGCTGA
- a CDS encoding APC family permease has translation MADSGTESGSGGSTERARLRRTLGFRDLVVYGLLFIAPMAPVGVFGTLDAKSDGAVALVYVAATVVMAFTAFSYAQMVRVAPMAGSVFAYARKGLGEAPGFIAGWMAMLDYLLIPAVAYLFSGIAMNSLVPGVSRWVWTALAVVLTTLLNLWGVRAAARVGFAVLAMEIVVLLVFVVSAVVVLVRDGAQRGWLTPLTGDSGFSMTAVLGAVSVAVLSYLGFDAIASFAEEVTGGSAQVARALLFCLVLAGALFVAQAYLAALLEPMTSAELTADPGAQGSAFYDTVDAAVGTWLHDLVAVSKAIGAAFAALAGQAAAGRLLFAMARERRLPGLLSKVDPRSGVPRVAILIAAVVTLVAAVWAARRDDGLDHLVSVVDIGALTAFVLLHASVVGWFVVRRREGEPSWWRHLVVPVVGAGVLIAVIVEATGSAQVVGACWLVVGLVVVLVQRGRRGVAP, from the coding sequence ATGGCCGACAGCGGTACGGAATCCGGCAGCGGGGGCTCCACGGAGCGGGCCCGGCTGCGGCGGACCCTCGGCTTCCGGGACCTGGTGGTCTACGGGCTGCTCTTCATCGCCCCGATGGCCCCCGTCGGCGTGTTCGGGACGCTGGACGCGAAGTCGGACGGGGCGGTCGCGCTGGTGTACGTCGCCGCGACCGTCGTGATGGCGTTCACGGCGTTCAGTTACGCGCAGATGGTGCGGGTCGCCCCGATGGCCGGTTCGGTGTTCGCGTACGCCCGCAAGGGGCTCGGCGAGGCGCCCGGGTTCATCGCCGGGTGGATGGCGATGCTGGACTACCTGCTGATCCCGGCCGTGGCGTACCTCTTCTCGGGGATCGCGATGAACTCGCTGGTTCCCGGCGTCTCGCGGTGGGTATGGACGGCGCTCGCGGTGGTGCTGACGACGCTGCTCAACCTGTGGGGCGTGCGGGCCGCCGCCCGGGTCGGTTTCGCGGTGCTGGCGATGGAGATCGTGGTGCTGCTGGTGTTCGTGGTGTCCGCCGTGGTGGTGCTCGTACGGGACGGGGCGCAGCGCGGCTGGCTGACGCCGCTCACCGGGGATTCCGGCTTCTCCATGACGGCGGTGCTGGGCGCGGTGTCCGTGGCGGTCCTCTCGTATCTCGGGTTCGACGCCATCGCCTCGTTCGCGGAGGAGGTGACGGGCGGCTCGGCGCAGGTGGCGCGGGCGCTGCTGTTCTGCCTGGTGCTCGCGGGGGCGCTGTTCGTGGCGCAGGCGTATCTGGCGGCGCTCCTCGAACCGATGACCTCGGCGGAGCTGACCGCCGATCCGGGGGCGCAGGGTTCGGCGTTCTACGACACGGTGGACGCCGCGGTGGGGACCTGGCTGCACGATCTGGTGGCCGTCAGCAAGGCGATCGGGGCGGCGTTCGCGGCGCTGGCGGGGCAGGCGGCGGCCGGGCGGCTGCTGTTCGCGATGGCCCGGGAGCGGCGGCTGCCGGGGCTGCTGTCGAAGGTCGATCCGCGCTCGGGGGTGCCCCGGGTGGCGATCCTGATCGCGGCCGTCGTGACGCTGGTGGCGGCGGTGTGGGCGGCGCGGCGCGACGACGGGCTCGACCATCTGGTCTCGGTGGTGGACATCGGCGCGCTGACGGCGTTCGTGCTGCTGCACGCGTCGGTGGTCGGCTGGTTCGTGGTGCGGCGTAGGGAGGGCGAGCCGAGCTGGTGGCGCCATCTGGTGGTGCCGGTGGTCGGTGCGGGGGTGCTGATCGCGGTGATCGTGGAGGCGACGGGGAGTGCGCAGGTGGTGGGTGCCTGCTGGCTGGTCGTGGGCCTCGTGGTGGTGCTGGTGCAGCGGGGGCGGCGGGGCGTGGCCCCGTGA
- a CDS encoding exodeoxyribonuclease VII small subunit → MTDDGTAAAAATSPLGYEQARDELIEVVRRLEAGGTSLEDSLALWERGEELAKVCRHWLEGARARLDAALAGPAEDEA, encoded by the coding sequence ATGACGGACGACGGGACGGCGGCCGCCGCCGCGACGAGCCCGCTGGGCTATGAGCAGGCGCGCGACGAGCTGATCGAGGTGGTGCGCCGCCTGGAGGCGGGCGGGACCTCGCTGGAGGACTCGCTCGCGCTCTGGGAGCGGGGCGAGGAGCTGGCGAAGGTGTGCCGGCACTGGCTGGAGGGCGCCCGCGCCCGGCTGGACGCCGCGCTCGCGGGCCCGGCGGAGGACGAGGCGTAG
- the xseA gene encoding exodeoxyribonuclease VII large subunit, translating into MALNTSPEAPLPVGDVSRLIGGWIDRLGQVWVEGQITQLSRRPGAGVVFLTLRDPSHDISVSVTCFRQVFDRIADVVSEGARVVVLAKPEWYAPRGQLSLRATEIRPVGIGELLVRLEQLKKSLASEGVFALDRKKPLPFLPQLIGLVCGRASAAERDVLENARRRWPAVRFEVRNTAVQGVHAVSQVVRAVKELDGIPDVDVIVVARGGGSVEDLLPFSDEELIRTVAACRTPVVSAIGHEPDSPLLDLVADVRASTPTDAAKKVVPDVGEELDRVRQLRDRALRTVQGLLDREERGLAHALGRPCMEHPQRMVDEREADVDALAGRARRVLGHLLDRADSELAHTRARVLALSPAATLERGYAVLQRADGHVVREPADAGGAGEPLRARVSGGEFTVRVAE; encoded by the coding sequence ATGGCTCTGAACACTTCCCCGGAAGCCCCGCTGCCCGTCGGTGATGTGTCGCGGCTCATCGGCGGCTGGATCGACCGCCTCGGTCAGGTCTGGGTCGAGGGCCAGATCACTCAGCTGTCGCGGCGGCCCGGTGCCGGGGTGGTGTTCCTGACGCTGCGCGATCCGTCGCACGACATCTCGGTGAGCGTGACGTGCTTCCGGCAGGTCTTCGACCGGATCGCGGATGTCGTCTCGGAGGGCGCGCGGGTCGTCGTGCTGGCCAAGCCGGAGTGGTACGCGCCCCGGGGGCAGCTGTCGCTGCGGGCGACCGAGATACGGCCGGTCGGCATCGGCGAGCTGCTGGTACGCCTGGAGCAGCTGAAGAAGTCCCTGGCCTCCGAGGGGGTTTTCGCCCTGGACCGGAAGAAGCCGCTGCCCTTCCTGCCGCAGCTGATCGGCCTGGTCTGCGGCCGGGCCTCGGCGGCCGAGCGCGATGTCCTGGAGAACGCCCGCCGCCGCTGGCCCGCCGTCCGCTTCGAGGTCCGCAACACCGCCGTGCAGGGGGTGCACGCGGTCAGCCAGGTGGTGCGGGCGGTCAAGGAGCTGGACGGCATCCCGGACGTGGACGTGATCGTGGTGGCGCGCGGCGGCGGCAGCGTCGAGGACCTGCTGCCGTTCTCGGACGAGGAGCTGATCCGTACGGTCGCGGCCTGCCGTACGCCGGTGGTCTCGGCGATCGGGCACGAGCCGGACTCCCCGCTGCTCGACCTCGTCGCCGACGTACGGGCGTCCACGCCGACGGACGCGGCGAAGAAGGTCGTCCCCGACGTCGGCGAGGAGCTGGACCGGGTGCGGCAGCTGCGGGACCGGGCCCTGCGCACGGTCCAGGGGCTGCTCGACCGGGAGGAGCGGGGCCTCGCCCACGCGCTGGGGCGGCCCTGCATGGAGCACCCGCAGCGGATGGTGGACGAGCGCGAGGCGGACGTCGACGCGCTGGCCGGGCGTGCCCGCCGGGTGCTGGGCCATCTGCTGGACCGGGCCGATTCGGAGCTGGCCCACACCAGGGCCCGGGTGCTCGCGCTGTCGCCCGCGGCGACCCTGGAGCGCGGTTACGCGGTGCTCCAGCGCGCCGACGGGCACGTGGTGCGGGAGCCCGCGGACGCGGGCGGGGCCGGGGAGCCGCTGCGGGCCCGGGTGTCGGGGGGCGAGTTCACGGTGCGGGTCGCGGAGTAG
- a CDS encoding DUF1707 SHOCT-like domain-containing protein has protein sequence MDLEKQPQQPTAPADTDTIRASDADRDRIADILREALAEGRLTAEEHAERVDSVYRAKTVGELEPLVRDLPAPGGAPRTAGTPYAYGPEAAAGPADNLVAIFSSSTRRGRWRVGPRTNAFSLFGSVEIDLTEALFGQRLTVINATSVFGSVEIRVPENISLRGSGTGIFGSFEVRTLESADPEAPVVVVNGYSVFGSVEAKPKRGKFIADLQDRLRKHLGH, from the coding sequence GTGGACCTCGAGAAGCAGCCCCAGCAGCCCACCGCACCGGCGGACACCGACACCATCCGTGCCTCCGACGCGGACCGCGACCGGATCGCGGACATCCTGCGCGAGGCGCTGGCCGAGGGCCGGCTGACCGCCGAGGAGCACGCGGAGCGGGTCGACTCCGTCTACCGCGCCAAGACCGTCGGCGAGCTCGAACCGCTCGTACGGGACCTGCCGGCGCCGGGCGGTGCGCCCCGGACCGCCGGTACGCCCTACGCCTACGGCCCCGAGGCGGCGGCCGGGCCCGCGGACAACCTGGTGGCGATCTTCAGCAGCTCCACCCGCAGGGGCCGCTGGCGGGTGGGTCCCCGTACGAACGCGTTCTCGCTGTTCGGCAGTGTGGAAATCGACCTGACGGAGGCGCTTTTCGGACAGCGTCTCACCGTCATCAATGCGACATCCGTCTTCGGCAGCGTGGAGATCCGGGTCCCCGAGAACATCTCGCTGCGCGGCAGCGGAACGGGCATTTTCGGCAGTTTCGAAGTCCGCACCCTGGAATCCGCCGACCCCGAGGCGCCGGTGGTCGTCGTCAACGGATATTCGGTGTTCGGCAGCGTCGAGGCGAAGCCGAAACGCGGCAAGTTCATCGCGGATCTCCAGGACCGGCTGCGCAAACACCTCGGCCACTGA
- the glpX gene encoding class II fructose-bisphosphatase, giving the protein MSEHHLPSQLEVSPEAPDRNLALELVRVTEAAAMAAGRWVGRGDKIGADGAAVNAMRTLVSTVSMNGVVVIGEGEKDEAPMLFNGEHIGDGTGPEVDIAVDPIDGTTLNAKGMPNAIAVLAAADRGAMFDPSAVFYMDKLVTGPEAADFVDINAPVSANIRRVARAKNSTPEDVTVVVLDRPRHEGIVKEIRETGARIKFISDGDVAGSIMAAREGTGVDLLMGIGGTPEGIISACAIKCLGGVIQGKLWPKDEAERQRALDAGHDLDRVLSTDDLVSGDNVFFVATGITDGELMRGVRYRSETATTESIVMRSKSGTIRTINSTHRLSKLRAYSAIDFDRAK; this is encoded by the coding sequence ATGTCCGAGCATCATCTGCCGTCCCAGCTGGAGGTCTCCCCGGAGGCCCCCGACCGCAACCTCGCCCTGGAGCTGGTCCGGGTCACCGAGGCCGCCGCCATGGCCGCCGGGCGCTGGGTCGGCCGCGGGGACAAGATCGGGGCCGACGGCGCCGCCGTGAACGCCATGCGGACCCTGGTCTCCACCGTCTCCATGAACGGCGTCGTCGTCATCGGTGAGGGCGAGAAGGACGAGGCGCCCATGCTGTTCAACGGTGAGCACATCGGGGACGGCACCGGGCCCGAGGTGGACATCGCCGTCGACCCGATCGACGGCACCACCCTCAACGCCAAGGGCATGCCGAACGCGATCGCCGTCCTGGCCGCCGCGGACCGGGGCGCGATGTTCGACCCGTCCGCCGTCTTCTACATGGACAAGCTGGTCACCGGCCCGGAGGCGGCCGACTTCGTGGACATCAACGCCCCGGTCTCGGCGAACATCCGCCGCGTCGCCCGGGCGAAGAACTCCACGCCCGAGGACGTCACCGTCGTCGTGCTGGACCGCCCGCGCCACGAGGGCATCGTCAAGGAGATCCGGGAGACCGGCGCCCGCATCAAGTTCATCTCCGACGGCGACGTGGCCGGCTCGATCATGGCCGCCCGCGAGGGCACCGGCGTGGACCTGCTCATGGGCATCGGCGGCACGCCCGAGGGCATCATCTCGGCCTGCGCCATAAAGTGCCTCGGCGGTGTCATCCAGGGGAAGCTCTGGCCCAAGGACGAGGCCGAACGGCAGCGCGCCCTGGACGCCGGGCACGACCTGGACCGCGTGCTGTCCACGGACGACCTGGTCAGCGGGGACAACGTGTTCTTCGTGGCCACCGGGATCACCGACGGCGAGCTGATGCGCGGGGTGCGCTACCGCTCGGAGACGGCGACCACGGAGTCCATCGTCATGCGGTCCAAGTCCGGCACCATCCGGACGATCAACTCCACCCACCGCCTGTCGAAGCTGCGGGCGTACAGCGCCATCGACTTCGACCGCGCGAAGTAG